The following are encoded in a window of Mycobacterium decipiens genomic DNA:
- a CDS encoding DUF3558 domain-containing protein translates to MRRVLVGAAALITALTILTGCTKSISGTAVKAGGAGVPRNNNSQERYPNLLKECEVLTTDILAKTVGADPLDIQSTFVGAICRWQAANPAGLIDITRFWFEQGSLNNERKVAEGLKYQVESRSIQGIDSIVMRPNDPNGACGVASDAAGVVGWWVNPQAPGIDACGQAIKLMELTLATNA, encoded by the coding sequence ATGAGACGCGTCCTGGTCGGCGCGGCCGCCTTGATCACCGCACTGACTATCTTGACCGGTTGCACGAAGTCGATTTCGGGCACCGCCGTCAAGGCCGGTGGGGCCGGCGTCCCGCGCAACAACAACTCCCAGGAGCGGTATCCAAACCTGCTCAAGGAATGTGAGGTCCTGACCACCGACATCCTGGCCAAGACGGTGGGTGCCGATCCGCTCGACATCCAGAGCACGTTCGTCGGCGCCATCTGCCGGTGGCAGGCGGCCAACCCGGCCGGTCTGATCGACATCACCCGGTTCTGGTTTGAGCAGGGCAGCCTGAACAACGAGCGCAAGGTCGCCGAGGGCCTGAAGTACCAGGTCGAGAGCCGCAGCATTCAGGGCATCGACTCGATTGTGATGCGGCCCAACGATCCCAACGGCGCCTGCGGTGTCGCCAGCGACGCGGCGGGAGTGGTCGGCTGGTGGGTCAACCCCCAGGCGCCCGGTATCGACGCTTGCGGGCAGGCGATCAAGCTGATGGAGCTGACGCTGGCCACCAACGCTTAG
- a CDS encoding DUF3558 domain-containing protein, whose product MRRNVRRPALAARGLMALVALLPVVAGCSGSGDNNPGATVPPTPGSAEGRHGPFFPQCGGVSDQTVAELTRVTGLINTAKNSVGCQWLAGGGIMGPHFSFSWYRGSPIGRERKTEELSRASVEDINIDGHSGFIAIGNEPSLGDSLCEVGIQFQDDFIEWSVSFSQKPFPPPCDIAKELTRQSIANSK is encoded by the coding sequence GTGCGGCGTAACGTGCGGAGGCCGGCTCTGGCGGCTCGGGGTTTGATGGCGCTGGTGGCTTTGCTCCCGGTGGTTGCGGGGTGCTCCGGTTCCGGCGACAACAATCCGGGAGCGACGGTCCCGCCGACGCCGGGGAGCGCGGAGGGCCGGCACGGCCCCTTCTTCCCGCAATGCGGTGGCGTCAGCGATCAGACGGTGGCGGAGCTGACCAGGGTGACCGGGCTGATCAACACCGCCAAGAATTCGGTGGGCTGCCAATGGCTGGCGGGCGGCGGCATCATGGGCCCACACTTCTCCTTCTCCTGGTACCGGGGCAGTCCGATCGGGCGGGAACGCAAGACCGAGGAGTTGTCGCGCGCGAGCGTCGAAGACATCAACATCGACGGCCACAGCGGCTTCATCGCCATCGGTAACGAGCCCAGCTTGGGTGACTCGCTGTGCGAAGTCGGAATCCAATTCCAGGACGACTTCATCGAATGGTCGGTGAGCTTCAGTCAGAAACCGTTCCCGCCCCCCTGCGACATCGCCAAAGAACTGACCCGTCAATCGATTGCGAATTCCAAATGA
- a CDS encoding ABC transporter ATP-binding protein: MLPALVRQYIRPYRQLVAVLMVLQLVSTLASLYLPTVNAAIIDDGVARGDTATIVRLGAVMLGVTGLQVLCAVGAVYLGSRTGTGFGRDLRSAMFEHIITFSERETARFGAATLLTRSTNDVRQILFLVQMTATVLVTAPIMCVGGIVMAIHQEVALTWLLLVCVPILAVTNYWIISHMLPLFRAMQSMIDGINRVMRDQLSGVRVVRAFTREDFERDRFATANAALSNTALKAGNWQALMPPTTTLIVNLSSVALIWFGGLRIDHGHMQVGSLIAFLSYFAQILMAVSMATMTLMVLPRASVCAERITEVLSTRAAIGNPEVPVSPPGGTTGVVRLVGVAFTYPGADRPVLEDISLTALPGTTTAIVGSTGSGKSTLVSLICRLYDVTDGAVLVDGVDVRDYHTERLWSTIGLVPQRGYLFSGTVADNLRYGAAPEQVVTEQQMWEALRVAAADDFVRTHPDRLRMRVAQGGINFSGGQRQRLAIARAVVRRPAIYLFDDAFSALDVHTDSRVRAALLQVSGDATVIVVTQRVSTAYQADQIIVVDNGRIVGAGSHESLLADCAIYAEFAASQSVDAGVGGTQ; the protein is encoded by the coding sequence ATGCTTCCAGCCCTGGTGCGCCAGTACATCCGGCCGTACCGTCAGCTGGTCGCGGTGCTAATGGTGCTGCAGCTCGTCAGCACCCTGGCTTCGCTGTACCTTCCAACGGTCAACGCGGCGATCATCGACGACGGGGTCGCCCGGGGCGACACCGCCACCATCGTTCGGTTGGGCGCGGTGATGCTCGGGGTGACCGGATTGCAGGTGCTGTGCGCGGTCGGGGCGGTCTATCTGGGCTCCCGGACCGGGACGGGTTTCGGGCGCGACCTGCGCTCGGCAATGTTCGAGCACATCATTACCTTCTCGGAACGCGAGACCGCCCGATTCGGCGCGGCGACGTTGTTAACCCGCAGCACCAACGACGTCCGACAGATCCTATTCCTGGTCCAAATGACGGCCACCGTCTTGGTCACCGCGCCGATTATGTGTGTTGGCGGAATCGTCATGGCCATCCATCAGGAGGTCGCGCTGACCTGGCTGCTGTTGGTGTGCGTTCCGATCCTGGCCGTGACCAACTACTGGATCATCTCGCACATGCTGCCCCTCTTCCGCGCCATGCAGAGCATGATCGACGGCATCAATCGGGTGATGCGCGACCAGCTCTCCGGTGTTCGGGTGGTCCGGGCGTTCACGCGAGAAGACTTCGAGCGGGACAGGTTCGCGACGGCCAACGCGGCCTTATCGAACACCGCGCTGAAAGCGGGTAACTGGCAAGCCCTGATGCCGCCGACCACCACGCTGATCGTCAACCTGTCGAGCGTCGCACTGATCTGGTTCGGGGGTCTGCGCATCGACCACGGCCACATGCAGGTCGGCTCGCTGATTGCCTTCCTGTCCTACTTCGCCCAGATCCTGATGGCGGTGTCGATGGCGACAATGACCCTGATGGTGCTGCCGCGAGCGTCGGTGTGTGCCGAACGGATCACCGAGGTGCTGTCCACACGCGCCGCCATCGGCAACCCCGAAGTCCCCGTGTCCCCGCCCGGCGGCACGACCGGGGTAGTGCGCTTGGTAGGTGTGGCATTCACGTACCCGGGCGCCGACCGTCCCGTGCTCGAGGACATCTCGTTGACCGCGCTGCCCGGTACCACCACCGCGATCGTCGGCAGCACCGGTTCGGGCAAGTCGACACTGGTGTCACTGATCTGCCGGCTCTACGACGTCACCGATGGCGCCGTCTTGGTGGACGGGGTCGACGTCCGCGACTACCACACCGAGCGGCTCTGGTCGACGATCGGGCTGGTGCCCCAGCGCGGCTACCTGTTCTCCGGCACCGTGGCGGACAACCTGCGCTACGGTGCGGCCCCAGAACAGGTAGTAACCGAGCAGCAGATGTGGGAAGCACTGCGGGTCGCTGCGGCCGACGACTTCGTGCGAACACACCCTGACCGGCTACGTATGCGAGTCGCCCAGGGCGGTATCAACTTCTCCGGTGGGCAGCGCCAACGGTTGGCGATCGCCCGGGCGGTCGTTCGCCGCCCGGCCATTTATCTGTTCGACGACGCGTTCTCAGCACTCGACGTACACACCGACTCCCGAGTCCGCGCAGCACTGCTGCAGGTATCCGGCGATGCAACGGTTATCGTTGTCACACAACGGGTTTCGACTGCATATCAGGCCGACCAGATCATCGTCGTCGACAACGGCAGGATTGTCGGCGCCGGCAGCCACGAATCGCTATTGGCCGACTGCGCCATCTACGCGGAATTCGCCGCCTCGCAGTCGGTGGACGCCGGAGTCGGAGGCACGCAGTGA
- a CDS encoding ABC transporter ATP-binding protein: MAISARPRGTTLAPAAMRSRDFWGSATRLVKRLAPQRRLAIVVITLGIAGTTIGVAVPRILGHATDLLFNGVIGRGLPAGITKAQAIAAARARGDNTFADLLSGMNVVPGRGVDFDAVGRTLALALALYLIAALLLWAQARLLNVTVQRTMVTLRADVEDKVHRLPLSYFDGQQRGELLSRVTNDIDNLQSSLSMTISQLVTSILTVVAVAAMMVSISPLLALITLLTVPLSLLVTRAITRRSQRLFVAHWTSTGRLNAHLEETYSGFTVVKTFGHRAAASERFHELNDDVYHAGFGAQFLSGLVQPATAFIGNLGYVAVAVVGGVQVATGQITLGSIQAFIQYVRQFNMPLSQLAGMYNALQSGVASAERVFDLLDESEETPDPEPALPQLTGRVEFEHVSFAYLPGTPVIRDLSLVAEPGSTVAIVGPTGAGKTTLVNLLMRFYDVDAGRILIDGVDIASVSRQSLRSRIGMVLQDTWLYDGTIAENIAYGRPEATADEIVQAAKAAYVDRFVHTLPAGYQTRVSGDGGSISAGEKQLITIARAFLARPQLLILDEATSSVDTRTELLIQRAMCELRRDRTSFIIAHRLSTIRDADSILVVQAGQIVERGNHAELLARRGAYYEMTQA, encoded by the coding sequence ATGGCGATCAGCGCACGGCCCCGCGGCACGACCCTGGCGCCCGCCGCGATGCGCTCGCGCGACTTCTGGGGCTCTGCCACCCGGCTGGTGAAACGACTGGCGCCGCAACGCCGGCTTGCCATCGTGGTGATCACACTGGGAATCGCCGGCACGACAATCGGTGTCGCCGTGCCGCGGATCCTCGGTCACGCCACCGATCTGTTGTTCAACGGCGTGATCGGGCGAGGGCTTCCGGCGGGAATCACCAAGGCGCAGGCCATTGCCGCGGCCCGTGCCCGCGGCGACAACACCTTCGCCGACCTGCTGTCCGGAATGAATGTGGTGCCGGGCCGGGGTGTGGACTTCGATGCGGTGGGGCGAACACTGGCGCTGGCGTTGGCGCTGTATCTGATTGCGGCGCTGCTGCTTTGGGCGCAGGCTCGGCTGCTCAACGTCACCGTACAGCGAACCATGGTCACGCTGCGGGCCGATGTCGAAGACAAGGTGCACCGGCTACCGCTGTCCTACTTCGACGGACAACAACGCGGTGAGCTGCTCAGCCGGGTGACCAACGATATCGACAACCTCCAGTCGTCGCTGTCGATGACGATCAGCCAGCTGGTGACGTCGATTCTCACCGTGGTGGCGGTGGCGGCCATGATGGTGTCGATCTCGCCGCTGCTGGCGCTGATCACGCTGCTGACGGTGCCGCTGTCGCTGCTGGTGACGCGCGCGATCACCCGACGTTCGCAGCGGCTGTTCGTGGCCCACTGGACTAGCACCGGGCGCCTCAACGCTCATCTCGAAGAGACCTACAGCGGGTTCACCGTGGTCAAGACGTTCGGCCACCGAGCGGCCGCATCCGAACGGTTCCACGAGTTGAACGACGACGTCTACCACGCCGGATTCGGCGCCCAGTTCCTCTCTGGCCTGGTGCAACCGGCGACGGCGTTCATCGGCAACCTCGGCTACGTCGCGGTCGCGGTGGTAGGTGGCGTGCAGGTAGCCACCGGGCAGATCACGCTCGGCAGCATCCAGGCGTTCATCCAGTACGTCCGCCAGTTCAACATGCCGTTGAGCCAGCTGGCCGGAATGTACAACGCCCTGCAGTCCGGGGTGGCCAGCGCCGAGCGGGTGTTCGACTTGCTCGACGAGTCCGAAGAAACACCGGACCCGGAGCCGGCCCTGCCGCAGCTGACCGGGCGGGTTGAGTTTGAGCACGTGAGCTTTGCTTACCTCCCGGGCACCCCGGTGATCCGTGACCTGTCGCTGGTGGCCGAGCCGGGTAGCACGGTGGCGATCGTCGGGCCGACGGGCGCGGGCAAGACCACGCTGGTGAACCTGTTGATGCGGTTCTACGACGTCGATGCCGGGCGAATCCTGATCGACGGGGTGGATATCGCCTCGGTGAGCAGGCAATCGCTGCGATCGCGCATCGGCATGGTCTTGCAAGACACCTGGCTGTACGACGGGACCATAGCGGAGAACATCGCCTACGGACGGCCGGAAGCCACGGCGGACGAGATAGTGCAAGCCGCCAAAGCCGCCTATGTCGACCGGTTTGTGCACACACTGCCCGCCGGCTACCAGACCCGGGTCAGCGGCGACGGCGGCAGTATCAGCGCCGGCGAGAAGCAACTCATCACCATCGCCCGCGCGTTTCTGGCCCGCCCACAGTTGTTGATCCTGGATGAGGCAACCAGCTCGGTTGATACCCGCACCGAGCTCCTCATCCAACGAGCAATGTGCGAGCTTCGCCGGGATCGAACGAGTTTCATTATCGCTCACCGCCTTTCGACGATTCGCGATGCCGACAGCATTCTGGTGGTCCAGGCCGGCCAGATCGTCGAACGTGGCAACCACGCCGAACTGTTGGCCCGCCGCGGCGCTTACTACGAGATGACGCAGGCCTGA
- a CDS encoding DUF732 domain-containing protein encodes MFSPRITAALSTAVGAAAIGLAVATAGTASANSTDEAFIAQMEAIGVTFSSPQAAAQQAQLVCKKLASGETGTEIAKEVLSQTDLTTKQAAYFVVDATKAYCPQYASQLT; translated from the coding sequence ATGTTCTCACCCCGCATTACCGCAGCGTTGAGCACCGCAGTCGGCGCCGCCGCCATCGGACTTGCCGTCGCGACCGCCGGCACCGCCAGCGCCAACTCCACCGACGAAGCCTTCATTGCTCAGATGGAAGCCATCGGCGTCACCTTCTCCTCACCGCAAGCGGCCGCCCAGCAAGCCCAGCTGGTCTGCAAGAAGCTGGCCAGCGGCGAGACCGGCACCGAGATCGCCAAGGAGGTCCTCAGCCAAACCGACCTGACCACCAAGCAAGCGGCCTACTTCGTCGTCGACGCAACCAAGGCCTACTGCCCGCAATACGCCAGCCAGCTCACCTAG
- a CDS encoding LppX_LprAFG lipoprotein, whose product MKHPPRCVVAAATALLAAVLAIGGCSNDGGSGKPSGPAATAPNGDAATLLKQATDAMRKVTGMHVSLAVEGDVPNLRVTKLEGDISNTPQTVATGSATLLVGSKTEDAKFVYVDGHLYSDLGQPGTYTDFGNGASIYNVSVLLDPDKGLANLLANLKDASVAGSQQVNGVATTKITGNSSADDVATLAGSRLTSEDVKTVPTTVWIASDGSSHLVQIQIVPTRDTSVTLTMSDWGKQVTATKPV is encoded by the coding sequence ATGAAGCATCCACCTCGTTGCGTTGTTGCCGCCGCCACCGCCTTACTTGCCGCCGTGCTCGCGATCGGCGGCTGCTCAAACGATGGGGGCTCCGGCAAACCGTCTGGACCCGCGGCCACGGCACCCAACGGCGATGCGGCAACGCTGCTCAAGCAAGCTACCGATGCCATGCGCAAGGTGACCGGAATGCACGTCAGCCTTGCGGTGGAGGGCGACGTGCCAAACCTGCGGGTGACCAAGCTCGAGGGCGATATCTCCAACACACCGCAAACGGTCGCCACCGGTAGCGCGACTCTGCTCGTCGGCAGCAAGACCGAAGACGCCAAGTTCGTCTATGTCGACGGTCATCTGTACTCCGATCTGGGACAGCCCGGCACATACACCGATTTCGGCAACGGTGCCTCCATCTACAACGTGTCGGTGCTCCTCGACCCCGACAAGGGCCTGGCAAACCTGTTGGCCAACCTCAAGGACGCGTCGGTGGCCGGCAGCCAGCAGGTGAACGGCGTCGCTACCACCAAGATCACCGGGAATTCGTCCGCTGACGACGTCGCGACGCTAGCCGGCTCGCGGCTGACCTCCGAGGACGTCAAGACGGTGCCCACCACCGTCTGGATCGCTTCGGACGGATCCTCGCACCTGGTCCAGATCCAGATCGTCCCAACCCGAGACACGTCGGTGACGCTGACGATGTCCGACTGGGGCAAGCAGGTCACCGCCACCAAACCGGTCTAG
- a CDS encoding DUF4189 domain-containing protein yields the protein MTTMITRRRRFAVAVASVATATAMTVALAPAADAADVYGAIAYSGNGSWGRSWDYPTRAAAEATAVKSCGYSDCKVLTSFTACGAVAADGKAYQGGVGPDLAAAMKDALTKLGGGYIDTWACN from the coding sequence ATGACGACGATGATTACCCGTCGGCGGCGGTTCGCGGTGGCCGTCGCCAGCGTGGCCACCGCCACCGCGATGACCGTCGCCCTGGCTCCCGCGGCGGATGCCGCCGATGTCTACGGCGCGATTGCCTACTCCGGCAACGGCTCGTGGGGCCGATCGTGGGACTACCCAACCCGGGCAGCTGCCGAAGCCACCGCCGTCAAATCGTGTGGCTACTCCGACTGCAAGGTGCTGACCAGTTTCACCGCCTGCGGCGCGGTCGCCGCCGACGGCAAGGCCTACCAAGGAGGGGTCGGACCCGACCTGGCCGCCGCAATGAAGGACGCGCTGACCAAGCTCGGCGGTGGCTACATCGACACCTGGGCCTGCAACTAA
- a CDS encoding C39 family peptidase, whose product MKTTKIATALKTATFALAAGAVALGLASPADAAAGTMYGDPVAAAKYWRYQKYDDCVLMSAADVVGQVTGKEPSERAIIKVAQSTPSVAHPGSIYTKPADTKNPNSGMGTSVADIPTLLAHYGVDAVLTDEDNVQTTGVATGIQALEQYLGSGHAVIVSVNAEMIWGQPVEETDSDGNPVSDHAVVVTGVDTENGVVHLNDSGSAKGRDEQIPMELFVKAWATSHDFMAVTT is encoded by the coding sequence ATGAAGACCACCAAGATCGCCACCGCCCTCAAAACCGCCACCTTCGCGCTGGCCGCCGGTGCCGTTGCACTGGGATTGGCCAGCCCCGCCGATGCAGCGGCGGGCACGATGTACGGCGACCCGGTAGCGGCCGCCAAGTACTGGCGCTACCAGAAATACGACGACTGCGTCCTCATGTCGGCCGCCGACGTGGTCGGTCAGGTGACCGGCAAGGAGCCCTCGGAGCGCGCCATCATCAAAGTGGCTCAGTCGACCCCCAGCGTCGCGCACCCCGGGTCCATCTACACGAAGCCGGCCGACACCAAGAACCCGAATTCGGGCATGGGCACCAGCGTGGCGGACATCCCGACGCTGCTGGCGCACTACGGCGTCGACGCGGTGCTCACCGACGAGGACAACGTGCAGACCACCGGAGTCGCCACCGGCATCCAGGCCCTCGAGCAGTACCTGGGCAGCGGCCACGCGGTGATCGTCAGCGTCAACGCTGAGATGATCTGGGGCCAGCCCGTCGAGGAAACCGACAGCGACGGCAACCCGGTGTCTGACCACGCCGTGGTGGTGACCGGCGTCGACACCGAAAACGGCGTGGTTCACCTCAACGACAGCGGTAGCGCCAAGGGCCGCGACGAGCAGATCCCCATGGAGCTCTTCGTCAAGGCGTGGGCCACCAGCCACGACTTCATGGCCGTCACCACCTAG
- the embR gene encoding ATPase/transcriptional regulator EmbR (Phosphorylation of EmbR by cognate serine/threonine kinase PknH leads to increased DNA-binding activity, increased expression of embCAB genes, and reduced senstivity to ethambutol.), whose protein sequence is MTGSANAEQRLEFGLLGPLEMTLDGALVPLGTPKQRAVLAMLVINRNRPIGVDALITALWEEWPPSGARASIHSYVSNLRKLLGGAGIDPRVMLAAAPPGYRLSIPDNTCDLGRFVAEKTAGVHAAAAGRFEQASRHLSAALKEWRGPVLDDLRDFQFVDSFATALVEDKVLAHTAKAEAEIACGRAGAVITELEALTFEHPYREPLWAQLITAYYLTDRQSDALGAYRRVKTTLADDLGIDPGPTLRALNERILRQEPLDAKKSAKTTAAGTVTVLDQRTMASGQQVVAYLHDIASGRGYPLRSAATRIGRLHDNDIVLDSANVSRHHAVIIDTGTNYIINDLRSSNGVHVQHQRIRSAATLSDGDHIRICDHEFTFQISAGARGGE, encoded by the coding sequence ATGACTGGTAGCGCTAATGCCGAGCAGCGTCTCGAGTTCGGTCTGCTCGGACCGTTGGAAATGACTCTCGACGGGGCCCTGGTGCCGCTGGGCACCCCCAAACAGCGGGCCGTGTTGGCCATGCTGGTCATCAACCGCAACAGGCCGATCGGGGTGGACGCCCTTATCACGGCACTATGGGAGGAGTGGCCCCCGTCGGGCGCTCGAGCCAGTATCCACTCCTACGTATCCAATCTGCGCAAGCTCCTCGGTGGCGCCGGGATCGACCCGCGGGTGATGTTGGCCGCCGCGCCGCCGGGTTATCGGCTCAGCATCCCCGACAACACTTGCGATCTGGGGCGGTTCGTCGCCGAGAAAACCGCGGGCGTGCACGCGGCCGCCGCCGGCCGGTTCGAACAAGCCAGCCGGCACCTGTCGGCGGCATTGAAGGAATGGCGTGGACCGGTGCTCGACGACCTACGCGACTTTCAGTTCGTCGATTCCTTTGCCACGGCTCTGGTAGAGGACAAAGTTCTCGCCCACACCGCCAAGGCGGAAGCTGAAATCGCGTGCGGGCGCGCCGGCGCGGTGATCACCGAACTCGAGGCCCTGACGTTCGAACACCCCTACCGGGAGCCGCTTTGGGCACAGTTGATCACCGCCTACTACCTGACCGACCGGCAATCCGACGCATTGGGCGCCTATCGGCGGGTGAAGACGACACTCGCCGACGACCTTGGCATCGACCCAGGCCCGACCTTGCGCGCCCTCAATGAGCGAATCCTGCGGCAGGAACCGCTGGATGCCAAGAAGTCCGCCAAGACCACCGCCGCGGGCACTGTCACGGTGCTCGATCAGCGCACGATGGCGTCGGGCCAACAGGTAGTGGCCTACCTCCACGACATCGCCTCGGGTCGGGGCTACCCACTGCGATCCGCGGCGACGCGGATCGGGCGTCTGCACGACAACGACATCGTCCTAGACAGCGCCAACGTCAGCCGCCACCACGCCGTCATCATCGACACGGGCACCAACTACATCATTAACGATCTCCGATCGTCCAACGGCGTGCACGTGCAGCATCAGCGAATCCGCTCCGCCGCCACGCTGAGCGACGGCGACCACATTCGCATCTGCGACCACGAATTCACGTTCCAGATCAGCGCGGGAGCGCGCGGCGGCGAATAG
- a CDS encoding serine/threonine-protein kinase codes for MNDAQDSRVGSMFGPYHLKRLLGRGGMGEVYEAEHTVKEWTVAVKLMTAEFSKDPVFRERMKREARIAGRLQEPHVVPIHDYGEVDGQMFLEMRLVEGTDLDSVLKRFGPLTPPRAVAIITQIASALDAAHADGVMHRDVKPQNILVTRDDFAYLVDFGIASATTDEKLTQLGTAVGTWKYMAPERFSNDEVTYRADIYALACVLHECLTGAPPYRADSATTLVTAHLMDPIPQPSATRPGIPKAFDTVVARGMAKKPEDRYASAGDLALAAHDALSDPDQDHAADILRRSQESTLPGTAAVTPQPPTAPAVTPPPAQYPASPSYANPASSGPMQQAAPTGQPSWAPASGPIPASQPTPAPQYYQGGGWGGTPPSTPLPPQPGGPTPWSQTPPPRKANPWPIVAGAAAVVLVLVLGAIGIWIATQPDDGPPKAGTTTSAVAPTTKPTTSAPGTTTPTTTTPAGDPQSRLISLLPSGYPAGTCTPTTPKPGSIWVNSVAMVDCGQNTNQGGPSRAIYGLFANPDKLKQAFDDDIAAVDLMNCPGEGPSPDGWHYNQTPEVTAGMIACGTYKNHPNVIWSNEAKLMLSDIFGDPATLEDLHNWWAKYG; via the coding sequence ATGAACGACGCGCAGGACTCGCGGGTGGGGTCGATGTTTGGCCCCTACCACCTCAAACGGCTGTTGGGCCGCGGCGGGATGGGCGAGGTCTACGAAGCCGAGCACACCGTCAAGGAGTGGACGGTCGCCGTCAAGCTGATGACCGCGGAATTCAGCAAGGACCCGGTGTTTCGCGAGCGGATGAAACGCGAAGCCCGCATCGCCGGGCGGTTGCAGGAACCCCACGTGGTGCCCATCCACGACTACGGCGAAGTCGACGGCCAAATGTTCCTGGAGATGCGCCTAGTCGAGGGCACCGACCTGGACAGCGTGCTCAAACGCTTCGGCCCGCTGACCCCGCCACGCGCGGTGGCCATCATCACCCAGATCGCCTCGGCGTTAGACGCCGCGCATGCCGATGGCGTGATGCACCGCGACGTCAAACCGCAAAACATTCTGGTCACCCGCGACGACTTCGCTTATCTGGTCGATTTCGGGATCGCCAGCGCCACCACCGATGAGAAGCTGACCCAGTTGGGCACCGCGGTGGGCACCTGGAAATACATGGCCCCCGAACGGTTCTCCAACGACGAGGTGACCTACCGCGCCGACATCTACGCCCTGGCCTGCGTGCTGCACGAATGCCTGACCGGCGCCCCGCCGTATCGAGCGGACAGCGCCACCACATTGGTCACCGCCCATTTGATGGACCCCATCCCCCAGCCCAGCGCCACCCGCCCGGGCATCCCCAAGGCCTTCGACACGGTGGTCGCGCGCGGCATGGCCAAAAAGCCCGAAGACCGCTACGCCAGCGCCGGCGATCTGGCCCTGGCCGCCCACGACGCGCTCAGCGACCCCGATCAAGACCACGCCGCCGACATCCTGCGCCGCAGCCAGGAATCCACCCTGCCCGGCACCGCGGCGGTAACGCCCCAGCCGCCGACCGCACCCGCCGTTACCCCGCCGCCCGCCCAGTATCCGGCGTCCCCCTCCTACGCCAACCCAGCCAGTTCGGGTCCGATGCAGCAGGCCGCGCCGACCGGCCAGCCGTCCTGGGCACCTGCCAGTGGCCCCATCCCGGCGAGCCAACCCACCCCCGCCCCGCAGTACTACCAGGGCGGCGGCTGGGGCGGCACGCCACCGAGCACACCCCTACCACCGCAGCCGGGCGGCCCGACCCCCTGGAGCCAGACCCCGCCGCCGCGCAAAGCCAACCCGTGGCCCATCGTGGCCGGCGCCGCCGCCGTGGTGCTCGTCCTCGTGCTGGGCGCCATCGGGATCTGGATAGCCACCCAACCCGACGACGGCCCGCCGAAGGCGGGCACCACGACCTCCGCAGTCGCGCCCACCACCAAGCCGACGACCTCCGCACCCGGAACGACAACGCCGACCACCACCACCCCAGCCGGCGACCCCCAGAGCAGGCTGATTAGCCTGTTGCCGTCGGGTTACCCAGCCGGCACCTGCACACCGACCACTCCAAAGCCGGGCAGCATATGGGTGAACTCCGTGGCGATGGTCGACTGCGGACAAAACACCAACCAGGGCGGACCAAGTCGCGCGATCTACGGATTGTTCGCCAATCCCGACAAGCTTAAACAGGCCTTCGACGACGACATCGCCGCCGTGGATCTGATGAACTGTCCCGGCGAAGGACCGTCACCGGATGGCTGGCACTACAACCAGACCCCAGAAGTGACCGCCGGCATGATCGCGTGCGGCACCTACAAGAACCACCCGAATGTGATCTGGAGCAACGAGGCCAAGTTGATGCTCAGCGATATCTTCGGGGACCCCGCCACCCTCGAGGATCTGCACAACTGGTGGGCCAAGTACGGCTGA